A stretch of Aedes aegypti strain LVP_AGWG chromosome 2, AaegL5.0 Primary Assembly, whole genome shotgun sequence DNA encodes these proteins:
- the LOC5577712 gene encoding protein lethal(2)essential for life yields the protein MALVPILLRDLLNGYLEDKPARLLNKRPIGNGLYPEDILLALEDTFPRRCRRKRCWRKSDCAEEDQDEIVCKKSADEFQVNVNVEDFKPDEISVKATDKFVTVEGKHEEKDDKNGYVLRHFVRRYQLPEGHDNEKIASTLSSDGVLTISAPKLALPGPQTERSIPVEKVSKPEQLSDKQENQSDQNITLEDLDE from the coding sequence ATGGCTCTTGTACCTATTTTGCTACGAGATCTGCTAAATGGCTATTTGGAAGATAAGCCAGCTCGACTTCTGAACAAACGACCCATTGGAAATGGCCTCTACCCGGAAGATATTCTGCTCGCATTGGAGGACACATTCCCGAGACGATGCAGACGGAAGCGATGTTGGCGCAAATCAGATTGTGCCGAAGAGGACCAGGATGAGATCGTTTGCAAGAAATCAGCTGACGAATTTCAAGTTAACGTCAACGTCGAGGACTTCAAGCCCGATGAAATCTCAGTGAAAGCAACTGATAAATTTGTCACCGTTGAAGGCAAACATGAAGAGAAAGACGACAAGAATGGTTACGTTTTGAGGCACTTTGTTCGACGATATCAACTGCCAGAAGGACACGATAACGAGAAAATTGCGTCGACGTTGTCGTCAGATGGAGTTCTTACTATCAGTGCGCCGAAATTGGCTCTCCCTGGCCCGCAAACGGAACGATCTATTCCAGTGGAGAAAGTCTCTAAGCCAGAGCAGTTATCGGATAAACAGGAAAACCAAAGCGACCAAAACATTACTTTAGAAGATCTAGATGAATAG